The proteins below are encoded in one region of Mycobacterium pseudokansasii:
- a CDS encoding haloalkane dehalogenase has protein sequence MSPQFNPVFTPDPQLYPFQSRWFESSHGRMHYVDEVDGPPLLLCHGNPTWSFLYRNIIVALRDRFRCIAPDYLGFGLSERPASFGYRIDDHARVVGEFVDHLGLDGYLAMGQDWGGPIGMAVSVDRAERVRGVVLGNTWFWPADTLTMKMFSRVMSSPPLQYAITQRNFFVERLIPAGTEHRPGPAVMEHYRAVQASPADRPGVARMPREILAAHPLLARLARDVPIKLGAKPALFVWGMKDFAFRPGPCLPRMRATFPDHVLVELPNAKHFIQEDAPQEIAAAIIDRFGSDLRLSSG, from the coding sequence ATGAGCCCGCAGTTCAACCCGGTTTTCACCCCGGATCCCCAGCTGTATCCGTTCCAGTCGCGCTGGTTCGAAAGCTCGCACGGGCGTATGCACTACGTCGACGAGGTAGACGGGCCACCGCTCCTGCTGTGCCACGGCAACCCGACCTGGAGCTTCCTGTACCGCAACATCATCGTGGCGCTGCGGGACCGGTTCCGTTGTATCGCACCGGATTATCTCGGTTTCGGCCTGTCGGAGCGCCCCGCGTCGTTCGGCTACCGGATCGATGACCACGCGCGGGTGGTCGGTGAATTCGTCGACCACCTCGGCCTCGACGGTTACCTTGCGATGGGTCAGGACTGGGGTGGTCCGATCGGCATGGCGGTATCCGTGGACCGCGCCGAGCGGGTCCGCGGAGTCGTGCTGGGCAACACGTGGTTCTGGCCGGCGGACACCCTGACGATGAAGATGTTCAGCAGGGTGATGTCCAGTCCCCCGCTGCAGTACGCGATTACGCAGCGCAATTTCTTTGTGGAGCGGTTGATTCCGGCCGGGACCGAGCACCGCCCCGGCCCTGCGGTGATGGAGCATTACCGGGCCGTGCAGGCCAGCCCCGCGGACCGGCCGGGAGTGGCGAGGATGCCCCGGGAAATACTGGCCGCCCACCCGTTACTGGCGCGGCTGGCCCGCGACGTGCCGATCAAACTCGGCGCCAAACCCGCACTGTTCGTTTGGGGTATGAAAGATTTCGCGTTCCGGCCCGGCCCATGCCTGCCACGGATGCGCGCCACATTCCCCGATCATGTCCTCGTCGAGTTGCCCAACGCCAAGCACTTCATTCAAGAAGACGCGCCGCAGGAGATCGCCGCCGCGATAATCGACCGTTTCGGCTCAGACCTCAGGCTCAGCTCGGGCTAG
- a CDS encoding alpha/beta fold hydrolase, whose product MTSPSVRAWRDGGRWLYTAAGKVFVRSGPGNAPTVLLLHGYPSSSFDFREVIPHLAGQAWVTMDFLGFGLSDKPRPHHYSLLEQADLVQAVVARTTSGPVVVLAHDMGTSVTTELLARDLDGRLPFDLRRAVLSNGSVILERASLRPIQKVLRGPLGPVAARLVTRGGFRRSFGTLFSAGHPLSDGEAEAQWELLSYHDGHRIPHLLIGYLEERVRYATRWHGAVRDWPKPLGFVWGLADPVATPNVLNGLRDLRPRAAVVELPGLGHYPQLEDPRAYAGAALSLLVDSA is encoded by the coding sequence GTGACATCACCGAGTGTTCGAGCCTGGCGTGACGGCGGTCGCTGGCTGTACACCGCCGCGGGCAAGGTGTTCGTACGGTCAGGGCCGGGCAACGCGCCGACCGTGTTGCTGTTGCACGGCTATCCGTCCAGTTCATTCGACTTTCGGGAGGTCATTCCGCACCTGGCCGGTCAGGCCTGGGTGACGATGGATTTCCTCGGTTTCGGTTTGTCCGACAAGCCTCGCCCGCACCACTACAGCCTGCTGGAACAGGCCGACCTGGTGCAGGCCGTGGTTGCCCGAACCACCAGCGGCCCGGTGGTGGTGCTGGCGCACGACATGGGCACGTCGGTGACCACCGAACTGCTCGCCCGGGACCTGGACGGACGCCTGCCGTTCGACCTGCGCCGCGCAGTGCTGAGCAACGGCAGCGTGATCTTGGAGCGGGCCAGTCTGCGGCCGATCCAGAAGGTGCTGCGCGGCCCGCTGGGGCCCGTCGCCGCCCGATTGGTCACCCGCGGCGGCTTCCGGCGTAGTTTTGGCACACTGTTTTCCGCGGGGCACCCGCTGTCGGACGGGGAAGCCGAGGCCCAGTGGGAGCTATTGTCCTACCACGACGGTCATCGGATACCTCACCTGCTGATCGGCTATCTCGAAGAGCGGGTGCGGTATGCGACACGCTGGCACGGTGCCGTACGCGACTGGCCCAAACCGCTGGGGTTTGTCTGGGGACTTGCCGATCCGGTGGCAACGCCCAACGTGCTCAACGGATTACGGGACCTGCGCCCGCGTGCCGCCGTCGTCGAACTGCCCGGCTTGGGCCACTATCCGCAGCTGGAGGATCCCCGGGCGTATGCCGGGGCGGCGTTGTCATTGCTGGTGGACTCAGCTTAG
- a CDS encoding substrate-binding domain-containing protein, giving the protein MGRHSLPDPEDSADEPPDEYAAEQLDRGDQFADRPGGGRHSDVGYPGSAEPSAVEPPGGSGYADRAYWSEGDLSDGAPYAGADDHAADYPARGPDEYPDFGSGLAGEESPGPESQAAPPPPPFRAAGHRGLGNWQGGHRSADGWRGVSIGVVVALVAVVVVVAGVIVWRFFGDALYHRSRTAAARCVGGKDTVAVIADPTIAERVKEFADSYNASAGPVGDKCVTVAVKAADSDAVIAGFIGRWPSELGGQPGLWIPGSSVSAARLSAATGKQTISDSRSLATSPVLLAIRPELQQPLSNQNWAALPQLQANPNSMAALNLPSWGSLRLAMPVAGNGDAAFLAGEAIAAASAPPGAPPTAGSGAVRTLMAAQPKLADESLTEAMNTLVKSGDAAAAPVHAVVTTEQQLFQRAQSLSDAKKMLSSWLPPGPVAIADYPAVLLNGSWLSQEQTTAASAFARYLQKPDQLAKLAKAGFRVNGVKPPSSPVMSFAALPAPLSIGDDGMRATLADTMATPSIGVAATIMLDQSMPTDDGGKTRLANVVAALQSRLKTLPPSAVIGLWTFDGHEGRSEVPTGPLADSVNGQPRSAALIAALDKQYSSNGGAVSFTTLRMIYQEVQANFRAGQANSILVITGGPHTDQTLDGPGLQDFIRTSADPAKPVAVNIIDFGADADRSTWEAVAQLSGGSYQNLATSAGPDLATALSIFLS; this is encoded by the coding sequence ATGGGTAGGCACAGTTTGCCCGACCCTGAGGATTCCGCTGACGAACCGCCTGACGAATACGCCGCGGAGCAGCTAGACCGGGGCGATCAGTTTGCCGATCGGCCCGGTGGTGGCAGACATTCAGACGTCGGGTATCCCGGGTCTGCTGAGCCGTCGGCCGTCGAACCTCCCGGCGGCAGTGGCTACGCCGATCGGGCCTATTGGAGTGAAGGCGATCTTTCCGACGGGGCTCCATACGCCGGCGCGGATGACCATGCCGCCGATTATCCGGCCCGCGGCCCAGATGAATACCCCGACTTCGGTTCGGGCTTGGCAGGTGAGGAGTCGCCGGGTCCCGAATCGCAGGCAGCTCCCCCGCCACCACCATTCCGCGCCGCCGGCCATCGAGGCCTGGGCAACTGGCAGGGCGGCCACCGCAGCGCAGACGGATGGCGCGGGGTCAGCATCGGCGTGGTCGTGGCCCTCGTCGCGGTCGTGGTGGTGGTAGCCGGGGTGATTGTGTGGCGCTTCTTCGGTGACGCGTTGTACCACCGCTCCCGCACTGCCGCAGCGCGCTGTGTGGGCGGCAAGGACACCGTCGCCGTCATCGCCGACCCGACGATCGCCGAGCGGGTCAAGGAATTCGCCGACAGCTACAACGCGTCGGCTGGCCCGGTCGGGGACAAGTGCGTGACGGTGGCCGTCAAGGCCGCCGATTCCGACGCCGTCATCGCTGGTTTCATCGGTAGATGGCCATCCGAACTGGGCGGCCAGCCCGGACTGTGGATACCCGGCAGCTCCGTCTCTGCAGCGCGCCTGTCCGCGGCCACCGGTAAGCAGACCATCAGCGACAGCCGTTCACTGGCTACCTCACCAGTGCTGCTCGCTATCCGCCCCGAGCTGCAGCAGCCGCTGTCAAACCAGAACTGGGCAGCCCTACCGCAGCTGCAGGCCAACCCGAACTCGATGGCCGCGTTGAACCTGCCGTCCTGGGGTTCGCTGCGTCTGGCAATGCCCGTCGCCGGTAACGGGGATGCCGCATTCTTGGCCGGCGAGGCGATTGCGGCCGCATCGGCGCCGCCGGGAGCACCGCCGACCGCCGGAAGCGGCGCAGTTCGCACGTTGATGGCCGCCCAGCCCAAGCTGGCCGACGAGTCCTTGACCGAGGCGATGAACACGCTCGTCAAATCCGGCGACGCCGCGGCGGCGCCGGTGCACGCAGTGGTCACCACCGAGCAGCAGTTGTTCCAGCGTGCCCAGTCACTGTCGGACGCAAAGAAGATGTTGAGCTCCTGGCTGCCGCCCGGGCCGGTTGCGATCGCCGACTACCCGGCGGTACTGCTCAACGGCTCGTGGCTATCGCAGGAGCAGACCACGGCGGCCAGCGCCTTCGCCCGTTACCTGCAAAAGCCCGATCAACTCGCGAAGCTGGCCAAAGCCGGCTTCCGGGTCAACGGCGTCAAGCCGCCGAGCAGCCCGGTCATGAGTTTCGCGGCGCTGCCCGCCCCGCTGTCGATCGGTGACGACGGAATGCGCGCCACCCTGGCCGACACCATGGCCACACCGTCGATCGGCGTGGCCGCGACCATCATGCTCGACCAGTCGATGCCCACCGACGATGGCGGCAAGACGCGTCTGGCCAACGTTGTCGCGGCGCTTCAAAGCCGACTGAAGACGCTACCGCCAAGCGCGGTGATCGGCTTGTGGACATTCGACGGCCACGAGGGTCGCAGCGAGGTGCCGACGGGACCGCTGGCCGACTCCGTCAACGGCCAGCCCCGCTCAGCGGCACTGATCGCCGCGCTGGACAAGCAGTACTCGTCGAACGGCGGCGCGGTGTCGTTCACCACGCTGCGCATGATCTACCAGGAGGTGCAAGCCAACTTCCGTGCCGGTCAAGCCAATTCGATCCTGGTGATCACCGGGGGGCCGCACACCGACCAAACCCTCGACGGGCCGGGACTGCAGGACTTCATCCGCACCAGCGCCGACCCGGCCAAACCCGTCGCCGTCAACATCATCGATTTCGGCGCCGACGCGGACCGGTCAACCTGGGAAGCCGTCGCACAACTCAGCGGTGGCAGTTACCAGAACCTGGCGACGTCGGCCGGCCCCGACCTCGCGACCGCACTCAGCATCTTTCTAAGCTGA